Genomic segment of Deltaproteobacteria bacterium:
TCCCGGCGGCGGCCAGCCCAGTCAAGCGATCACGTTCAAAGCCGGCTCCCAGGTGCAAGATGGCTCCATCGTCTCCATCGAATACACCCTCACCGACGAGAGCGGCAAAGTCATCGACACCAGCGTCGGCAAAGCACCGCTCACCTACATCCAAGGCGCCGGACAAATCGTCAAAGGCTTGGAACGGGAACTCAACGGCTTGAAAGTCGGCGACCAGAAAAAAGTTTCGATCAAACCTGAAGACGGCTACGGCCTGCCGGACGCCAAAGCCTTTCAAGAAATCCCGCGGGAAAAAATTCCCACCGAAGCGCAAAAAGAAGGTGCGATGCTGATGACGAAGTCACCGGACGGCCGCTCCATTCCGATAAAAGTTGCCCAAGTGAAAGAAAAAACCGTCGTCGTCGACTTCAATCATCCACTCGCCGGCAAGACCCTCAACTTCGACGTCAAGATCAAAGACATCAAAGCCGCCGAAGCCAGGTAAAAGAATTGGAGTGATGGAGTATTGGAGTGTTGGGTCAGAACGCTCTTGAATCTTAACCCATTACTCCAGTACTCCAACACTCCAATCCCCATGCATCCCCGCTTCTTCTACGGCTACGTCATCATCGTGCTGTGCTTCGCCAACATGGTGGTGATGCGCGGCGTCAACGGCGCCTTCGGAGTTTATTATCTCGCCTTGCTCGAAGAATTTCCGTGGTCGCGCAGCGCCGGCGCCAGCATCGCGTCGGCGAATTTTTTCGTTTACGCCATCGCTACACCGCTGGTCGGTCTCGCCTTCGACCGCTACGGTCCGCGCGTGCTCATGCCGTTGGGCGCGTTTCTCACCGGCCTCGGGCTGGTGGCGTCGTCCTTCGCGCACTCTCTCGGCGCATTATATTTTTCCTACGGCGTCGTCACCGCCTTGGGCCAAGGCGCGCTCAGTTTCGTCGGCCACAACGCGCTGATCTCGTTTTGGTTCGTGCGCAAACGCGCCACCGCCATCGGCATCGCATCCATGGGACAGGGCTTGGGCGCATTGGTGATGGTACCGGCGACGCAAATGCTGGTCAGCTCCATCGGCTGGCGTTGGACCTACGTCGCCACCGGCGGATTGTTGCTGCTCATCTTAGTTCCCGCCAACGCTTTCTTTCAGCGCCGCTCGCCCGCCGATGTCGGACAGTTTCCCGACGGCGACACCGCGCCTTCGAACGCCAACGGCGGCGGCCGCCACGGCAACAAGCACGCGAGCACGCGCGATTGGACGCTGGGCGAAGCCGCGCGCTCGTTTCCATTTTGGTGCATCACCATCGGCCATCTCGCTTTGGGCACCGCGCTGTTCATGATCAACACCCACGCCATCGCTCATTTCGTCGCCGTCGGCTACGAAAAATTGGCGGCGGCTTTCTACTTCGGCTTCATTGGCTTCATCCGTATTGGCGCCACACTGATTTGGGGCTCACTCTCCGATCGCCTCGGCCGCGGCTTGACCTACGGCATCGCCACAGCCGTCACGGCGCTCGGCGTCGCTGGAATGATCGCCATGACCTTCGGCGCGCCGCTCTGGCTGGTCTATCTCACCATCGCTCTGTACGGCATCGGCCACAGCGCCGGCAACCCGACCTACGGCTCGGTGATCGGCGATATTTTCGCCGGCCGCAAAATCGGTTTGATCTTCGGCTTTCTAGAAATCAGCTTCGGCCTAGGCAGCGCCTTCGGCTCGTGGATCGGCGGCTACCTCTTCGACGCCACCGGCACCTACGCCTGGTCGTTTACCGTCTGTCTGTTCTGCTTCATAATCTCCGGCCTAGCGATCCACGCCTGCGTGCGCTGGCAGACGCGCGAAAGCAGTCGGGTCAGTTAACAGCCAATCGCGCGGCTAACTTGATTGTGCGAATATCAATTTCACCACGAAGACGCGAAGAGCACGAAGTTGTAGGAGCAAGGCGCGCCTTGCGCTCCTTCCGAAACCATCGCGTCCTTCGTGCCTTCGTGGTGAACAAACCGGTTCATGTAAAGCCAACCTCGCGTTAAGGAGCGATCATGAATTTCTGCTTACATAGTTCCGCGCGCACGGTGGGGCAAGCGGTCGAGCGCGCCCAGCGCGCCGAAGCGCTAGGCTTCGAAGCGATCTTTTTCGCCGACAGCCAGATGAACAACGTCGATCCCTATCAAGCGATGGCGCTATGCGCCGTCAATACCAAGACACTTCGCTTCGGCACCGCGGTGACTAACATGGTCTACCGCGATCCGACGATCACGGCGTGCTCCTTCGCCACGTTGAATGAAATCTCGAATGGCCGTGCGATTGTCGGATTAGGCACCGGCGACGGTCCGGTTTACAGTCTGGGAAGAAGCGCCACCAAGCTGGTCGAATTTGAAAAAGGCTTGCGCGTCATCCGCGATCTGCTGCACGACCGCGGCGTCGATGTGCCCAAGAGCAAAGAACGCGGAGGCGGCAATGTAAAACTCAAAGCCGGCCAGCGGCCGGTGCCGATTTACATCTCCGCCGAAGGGCCAAAGGCATTGGCCGTAGCCGGCCGCACCTGCGACGGCGTGATTCTCGGCACCGGTTTCGACAAATCAGTCGCCGACTGGGCGCGCCAACGAATCTCTGAAGGGGCGCGCGAAGCGGGACGCAAGCTCGTCGACATCGACATCATGCCCGCCGGCATGATCGTCGTCGACGACATCGGCGATCTCGCGCGTCAGCGCGTGCGTAGCCGCATGGCCAACCGCGCCCATCACAATTTTCGCTTCACCATGGAAACTGTGCCGGAAGGGGAAGCGGCGGGAATAAAACTCTTCATGGACAATTTCGACATATCGAAACCGATCGAAGAGCGCATCGATCCGAAGTTCGTCACCGACTATTTGCTCGAACGCTTCACCATCGCCGGCACACCCGCCGAATGCATCGCCAAGGTGAAACGGCTCGAAGCCGACGGTGTCAAGCGCATCCTGCTGACGCCGCCCAACGCGAGCTACGATCAAGTGATGGACAAGTGGGGCAAGGAAGTGATTCAGAGGTACTAGAGATCAGCGGTTAGTGAATTAGCTAAAAACAAAGCTCGTCATCGAACTGCCCACCCTTTTCACGCCTTCACCGCGCGCTTTCGTTGTGTTCGGAGCGGGCAGCGTATAAACTGATCTAACTCGAATCCCTATCCTCGATTCACAGGAGATCTGCATGCGCCCGAAGCTATTTCCGTTCCTGACCCTTGCCCTCGCGTTAACTCTTATCCCGCAATTCAGCGCCGCCGCGGAAAAATCCGCGGAGAAGGTGCCAGAAAAAGGCAAGAACGATCCCGTCATCAAGGACGGAGCGACGGTCAGTATCGACTACACACTCAAGGGCAGCGACGGTAAAGTGATCGAATCGAGCAAGGGCAAAGAGCCGTTGAAATACGTGCACGGCCAACGGCGCATGATTCCCGGTTTGGAAAAAGCGCTCACCGGCATGAAGGTCGGTGAGCAAAAAAATGTCACGGTGAAACCGGAAAACGCCTACGGCCCGATCAACAAAGCGTCGTTTCAGGAAGTGCCGCGCGAAAAGGTTCCCGCCAACGGCCTCAAAGTCGGCGCCATACTGATGGCCAAGAGTCCCGATGGCCAAGCAATCCCCATGCGCGTCCACGAGATTAAAGAAAAAATCATCGTCATGGACATGAACCATCCGATGGCGGGAAAAACTTTGGTCTTCGACGTGAAAGTCGTCGACATTCAAGCAGGCGACGCGCCGGCTAAAACTGGCGCTCCGATCACGCCACCGGCCAAAGCTGCCGCACCGGCCGCGCCCGCCGCGCCCGCGAAACCGGCGGAGCCGGCGAAAAAATAGTCACGTGGAACTAAACTCTCCATGCTTTTCGAAGAACTCGCCGAGCGCATTCAGGAATCGACGGCGCTAGTCTTTTTTACCGGCGCCGGCATCAGCACCGAATCCGGCGTCCCCGACTTTCGTAGCCCCGGCGGCGTCTGGACGAAATTCCAACCGGTGTTGTTCCCGGATTTTCTCGCCAGCGAGGCATCGCGGGCACAACACTGGCAACTCAAGAAAGCCACCTACGAACTTTTCAAGACGGTGCAGCCCAACATCGGCCACGACGCGATTTGCGAATACGAACAGCGCGGCCAACTACTCGGCCTGA
This window contains:
- a CDS encoding peptidylprolyl isomerase; translated protein: MKKLLGLLVMSGAVTAALFLLTSLSGPGGGQPSQAITFKAGSQVQDGSIVSIEYTLTDESGKVIDTSVGKAPLTYIQGAGQIVKGLERELNGLKVGDQKKVSIKPEDGYGLPDAKAFQEIPREKIPTEAQKEGAMLMTKSPDGRSIPIKVAQVKEKTVVVDFNHPLAGKTLNFDVKIKDIKAAEAR
- a CDS encoding MFS transporter, yielding MHPRFFYGYVIIVLCFANMVVMRGVNGAFGVYYLALLEEFPWSRSAGASIASANFFVYAIATPLVGLAFDRYGPRVLMPLGAFLTGLGLVASSFAHSLGALYFSYGVVTALGQGALSFVGHNALISFWFVRKRATAIGIASMGQGLGALVMVPATQMLVSSIGWRWTYVATGGLLLLILVPANAFFQRRSPADVGQFPDGDTAPSNANGGGRHGNKHASTRDWTLGEAARSFPFWCITIGHLALGTALFMINTHAIAHFVAVGYEKLAAAFYFGFIGFIRIGATLIWGSLSDRLGRGLTYGIATAVTALGVAGMIAMTFGAPLWLVYLTIALYGIGHSAGNPTYGSVIGDIFAGRKIGLIFGFLEISFGLGSAFGSWIGGYLFDATGTYAWSFTVCLFCFIISGLAIHACVRWQTRESSRVS
- a CDS encoding LLM class flavin-dependent oxidoreductase: MNFCLHSSARTVGQAVERAQRAEALGFEAIFFADSQMNNVDPYQAMALCAVNTKTLRFGTAVTNMVYRDPTITACSFATLNEISNGRAIVGLGTGDGPVYSLGRSATKLVEFEKGLRVIRDLLHDRGVDVPKSKERGGGNVKLKAGQRPVPIYISAEGPKALAVAGRTCDGVILGTGFDKSVADWARQRISEGAREAGRKLVDIDIMPAGMIVVDDIGDLARQRVRSRMANRAHHNFRFTMETVPEGEAAGIKLFMDNFDISKPIEERIDPKFVTDYLLERFTIAGTPAECIAKVKRLEADGVKRILLTPPNASYDQVMDKWGKEVIQRY
- a CDS encoding peptidylprolyl isomerase encodes the protein MRPKLFPFLTLALALTLIPQFSAAAEKSAEKVPEKGKNDPVIKDGATVSIDYTLKGSDGKVIESSKGKEPLKYVHGQRRMIPGLEKALTGMKVGEQKNVTVKPENAYGPINKASFQEVPREKVPANGLKVGAILMAKSPDGQAIPMRVHEIKEKIIVMDMNHPMAGKTLVFDVKVVDIQAGDAPAKTGAPITPPAKAAAPAAPAAPAKPAEPAKK